In the genome of Desulfobacterales bacterium, one region contains:
- a CDS encoding Tm-1-like ATP-binding domain-containing protein: MEQPRQVLLVATMDTKNREAVFLREHLMEAGIPVLLLDAGIRGKSPVAADIHPEEVAAAGGQTLEVVRSMGHEGKALSAMIKGAVRLAAALQRQNKIHGAIGLGGSMGTTLGTAVMRAFPIGFPKVMISTMASRDTRAFVGTRDICMLHSVCDLSGLNRITRAVLRNGAMAMAGMLKGVTQKPPPEKPLAILSTLGTTEACVQQVRQHFEKRGYEIVTFHTVGSGGMAMEEMIGQDNPAAVIDISLHELADHLFGGDYDAGPARGMAALQHKSPTVLVPGNIDFLVAGPLQAALKLFPGRPYHQHNEAITVLRTNHTEMEILARTVAERCNAARGPLAILVPMGGFSAFDSENGPFPDPGARNLFARTLKGRLDKSSVLTLLPFHINAPEFAQAIIRTFEKLCPA; this comes from the coding sequence ATGGAGCAGCCCCGCCAGGTCCTTCTTGTCGCCACCATGGACACAAAAAACAGGGAAGCCGTTTTCCTCCGGGAACATCTCATGGAAGCCGGAATTCCGGTGTTGCTGCTGGATGCGGGCATCAGGGGAAAAAGCCCTGTAGCGGCAGATATTCACCCTGAAGAAGTCGCGGCTGCCGGCGGCCAGACCCTTGAAGTTGTCCGCAGTATGGGACACGAGGGCAAAGCCCTTTCAGCCATGATAAAGGGGGCCGTCAGGCTTGCCGCAGCGCTCCAACGACAGAATAAAATTCATGGCGCCATCGGTCTGGGTGGCTCCATGGGAACGACCCTTGGAACGGCTGTGATGCGTGCCTTTCCCATCGGCTTTCCAAAGGTCATGATTTCCACCATGGCTTCCCGGGATACCCGTGCCTTTGTGGGAACCCGGGATATCTGCATGCTTCATTCCGTCTGCGATCTTTCCGGTTTAAACCGGATCACCCGGGCTGTTCTTCGAAACGGCGCCATGGCAATGGCCGGGATGCTCAAGGGGGTGACGCAAAAACCGCCGCCGGAAAAGCCTCTGGCCATCCTTTCCACTCTGGGCACCACGGAAGCCTGTGTGCAGCAGGTCCGGCAGCATTTTGAAAAACGCGGATATGAGATCGTCACCTTTCATACCGTCGGATCCGGCGGCATGGCCATGGAGGAGATGATAGGGCAGGATAACCCAGCCGCAGTGATTGATATATCGCTGCATGAGCTTGCGGATCATCTCTTCGGCGGAGACTACGATGCCGGCCCTGCCCGGGGAATGGCCGCCCTGCAGCATAAATCCCCTACCGTTCTGGTGCCGGGCAATATTGATTTTCTCGTGGCAGGGCCTCTCCAGGCGGCGCTCAAGCTGTTTCCCGGCCGGCCCTATCATCAGCATAACGAAGCCATTACCGTCCTGCGTACCAACCATACAGAAATGGAGATTCTGGCCCGAACCGTTGCAGAACGATGCAACGCAGCCAGGGGACCGTTGGCGATTTTAGTTCCCATGGGGGGATTTTCTGCCTTTGACAGCGAAAACGGCCCCTTTCCCGACCCTGGCGCCCGAAACCTGTTCGCCCGGACCCTGAAGGGCCGCCTGGATAAATCATCCGTCTTGACGCTGCTCCCGTTTCACATTAATGCGCCTGAATTCGCCCAAGCCATCATCCGGACTTTTGAAAAACTTTGTCCTGCTTAG
- a CDS encoding PEP-utilizing enzyme gives MAEEKAGRFPDPHEFKVPPELEGWEEMYPSHHLFSGDRADWEKQQFWYQDKIHAPEPMPPLDLLFQEAWQISLSQYTTRVFCIPPAQGIAQRMVGCYMYICAIAPPPPEVIGEKAELFGKRVFYVFDHYEELWDKWLTKFKALGEEMKALKVPAELPKFVPEDQVLPAPVGFYDSYKLIAAFDTLVNQMFKGWQYHFEMLNLTYLAYLMFGDVCRKLFPGISESAIGKMVAGAYVSMFRPEEELCRLSRLATESPEVAAVLKSSAAVNKKIADLEKTPAGKNWLKAYDAAKDPWFYVSCGSGWLHYEGSWISNPEIPYGYIKSYMERLEKGETIERSLENIDKEREEIVAEYRKLIKTEDDKKSFDGAFNTIRTIYRYAEDHLFWVEHWFHTIWFDKVRKFGKLLVDNGMLNEVDDIFMFHRYEIPELLTEVATAWALGVDIPVRGDFYKTKAEKRRNILKAAGEWNPTPALGIPPEEVAEPFTIMLWGVTTDKVKEWLKGVSSPKAGDVKEIKGFAASAGVVEGPARVLKLLKEIVDLKPGEIIVCPNTNPSWAPVFTNIKAAVTDIGGLTSHAAIVCREYGVPSVTGTGIATSVIKTGDILKVDGDTGVVTIVKRAG, from the coding sequence ATGGCAGAAGAAAAAGCAGGAAGATTTCCGGACCCCCATGAATTTAAAGTCCCGCCGGAACTTGAAGGCTGGGAAGAGATGTATCCCTCGCACCATCTCTTTTCAGGAGACCGGGCCGACTGGGAAAAACAACAATTCTGGTATCAGGACAAAATTCACGCACCTGAACCAATGCCGCCTTTAGACCTGCTCTTTCAGGAGGCATGGCAAATCTCGCTGTCGCAATATACCACCCGGGTATTCTGCATCCCGCCGGCCCAGGGGATCGCCCAGCGAATGGTGGGGTGTTATATGTACATTTGCGCCATTGCGCCGCCGCCGCCCGAAGTTATCGGGGAGAAAGCAGAACTGTTTGGAAAGCGGGTATTCTATGTTTTTGATCATTACGAAGAATTGTGGGACAAATGGCTGACCAAATTTAAAGCCCTGGGCGAAGAAATGAAAGCCCTGAAAGTACCGGCGGAACTCCCTAAATTTGTCCCTGAAGATCAGGTCCTGCCCGCCCCTGTCGGTTTTTATGATTCCTATAAACTGATTGCTGCATTCGACACCCTGGTCAATCAGATGTTCAAAGGCTGGCAGTACCATTTCGAAATGCTGAACCTGACCTATCTGGCCTATCTCATGTTCGGCGATGTCTGTCGCAAACTCTTTCCGGGAATCAGCGAGAGCGCCATCGGCAAAATGGTGGCCGGGGCTTATGTTTCCATGTTTCGTCCCGAGGAAGAGCTCTGCCGGCTCTCCCGGCTGGCAACCGAATCACCGGAAGTGGCCGCCGTCCTAAAGTCCAGTGCCGCTGTTAATAAAAAAATAGCCGATCTTGAAAAAACACCGGCCGGAAAAAACTGGCTCAAGGCGTACGATGCCGCCAAGGATCCCTGGTTTTATGTCTCCTGCGGCAGCGGCTGGCTCCATTATGAAGGCAGTTGGATCTCGAATCCGGAAATCCCATACGGCTATATCAAAAGCTACATGGAGCGGCTGGAAAAAGGCGAAACCATCGAACGGTCTCTGGAGAATATCGATAAAGAGCGCGAAGAAATCGTCGCCGAATACCGCAAACTGATTAAAACCGAAGATGACAAAAAATCTTTTGACGGCGCATTCAACACCATCCGGACCATATACCGCTATGCCGAAGATCATCTCTTCTGGGTGGAGCACTGGTTCCACACGATCTGGTTCGACAAGGTCAGAAAGTTCGGCAAACTGCTGGTGGACAACGGAATGTTAAACGAAGTGGATGATATATTCATGTTTCACCGCTACGAGATTCCCGAACTCCTCACCGAAGTCGCCACTGCCTGGGCCCTGGGGGTCGATATCCCTGTGCGGGGCGATTTCTACAAGACGAAAGCGGAGAAGCGCAGAAATATCCTCAAGGCCGCCGGTGAGTGGAATCCGACGCCGGCCCTTGGCATTCCGCCGGAAGAGGTAGCAGAACCTTTTACCATCATGCTGTGGGGCGTCACCACCGACAAAGTCAAGGAATGGCTCAAGGGCGTGTCCTCGCCCAAAGCGGGAGATGTCAAAGAGATTAAGGGATTTGCCGCTTCAGCCGGCGTCGTTGAAGGTCCGGCAAGAGTGCTCAAGCTGCTCAAGGAAATTGTCGATCTTAAACCCGGTGAGATTATTGTCTGCCCCAATACCAATCCTTCCTGGGCCCCTGTGTTTACCAATATCAAGGCAGCCGTGACCGATATCGGCGGGCTTACCAGCCATGCCGCCATTGTGTGCAGAGAATATGGCGTCCCGTCCGTTACCGGCACCGGCATCGCCACATCGGTAATTAAAACCGGTGATATTCTTAAAGTTGACGGCGATACCGGTGTCGTCACCATTGTAAAAAGAGCGGGATAA
- a CDS encoding Tm-1-like ATP-binding domain-containing protein, translated as MKKNASIAVLGTFDSKGEEHRFLQKQIGQRGQPALTIHVGVKAPSPFPVDMDLFAEIKKDGVDATGSRDKAIEAMILKARKRVGELYAAGAISGVISAGGGSGTHLCTRIMHVLPVGIPKVMVSTVASRDMAQIVGTKDITMMHSVVDLLGVNSISGSVLDRAAAAICGMVQSRWQPGKMKKRIALTFFGFITAAAENVKKYLEKSGYEVIPFHANGTGGMAMEELSAEGYFQGILDLATHELADALKGGYCGGIGPGRLEPAAGTHLPRLVVPGGLDCAVLEFTRDTIPLAYKDRKIFFYDFRSAVRLTDDETRILAKQLAAKVNKSVPDIKILIPLRGWSEADREGGPLFAPDATRLFIHTLKEDINPGIDITEVDHHINERPFARIAADMMDAMIKNQDTKMTA; from the coding sequence ATGAAAAAAAATGCGTCCATTGCCGTATTGGGGACATTTGACTCAAAGGGCGAAGAACATCGGTTTCTTCAAAAGCAGATCGGGCAGCGGGGGCAACCGGCCCTAACCATTCATGTGGGCGTTAAGGCCCCCTCCCCCTTTCCGGTGGATATGGACCTGTTTGCCGAAATTAAAAAAGACGGCGTCGACGCTACCGGCAGCAGGGATAAAGCGATTGAAGCCATGATTTTAAAAGCCCGCAAACGCGTCGGAGAGCTTTACGCCGCCGGCGCCATTTCCGGGGTAATCTCAGCCGGCGGGGGGTCCGGAACCCATTTGTGCACCCGGATCATGCACGTCCTGCCGGTGGGAATACCCAAGGTGATGGTCTCTACGGTGGCGTCCAGGGATATGGCTCAAATCGTCGGGACCAAAGACATTACCATGATGCACAGCGTGGTGGATCTGCTGGGCGTCAACAGCATCTCAGGCAGCGTGCTGGACCGGGCAGCGGCCGCCATCTGCGGCATGGTACAGAGCCGCTGGCAGCCTGGGAAAATGAAAAAACGGATCGCATTAACCTTTTTCGGCTTCATCACGGCGGCGGCTGAAAACGTAAAAAAATACCTCGAAAAATCCGGTTATGAAGTCATTCCCTTCCATGCCAACGGCACCGGCGGAATGGCGATGGAAGAGCTTTCGGCTGAAGGATATTTCCAGGGCATTCTGGATCTGGCAACCCATGAGCTGGCCGATGCCTTAAAAGGCGGATACTGCGGCGGGATTGGGCCGGGGCGGCTGGAACCGGCGGCCGGCACGCACTTGCCCCGCCTGGTCGTACCGGGCGGGCTGGACTGCGCCGTTCTGGAGTTTACCCGGGACACCATCCCGTTGGCATACAAGGATCGAAAAATTTTCTTCTACGATTTTCGTTCCGCCGTCCGGCTGACAGACGACGAAACCCGGATCCTGGCAAAACAGCTGGCTGCCAAGGTGAACAAATCCGTCCCGGACATTAAAATACTGATTCCGCTCCGGGGGTGGTCTGAAGCAGACCGTGAAGGCGGTCCCTTGTTTGCGCCTGACGCCACCCGATTATTTATTCATACCCTGAAAGAAGATATCAATCCCGGCATCGACATTACCGAGGTGGATCATCATATCAACGAACGCCCCTTTGCCCGGATTGCCGCCGACATGATGGATGCGATGATTAAAAACCAGGACACGAAAATGACCGCCTGA
- the ppcB gene encoding phenylphosphate carboxylase subunit beta, protein MKDMRDFITQAEKEGMLHRIKAPVDWDLELSHIAKLNEEKKGPALLFENVKDYSSPVITSVCTTTERLALIMGEPRESSLVDLMRVWVDKNVNKVPPKWVKSAPCKENIMMGKDVDLFKFPSPKFYPLDGGRYFGTAHICITQDPDSGWVNIGTYRLQLLDKNHLGTQFIKGKHADIMLKKYQALKKPMPVAVVVGCDPLLFLLGTARLSAFESEYDLAGSIRGEGIEVIKAETSDLPVPATAEIVVEGEVDADAFMEEGPFGEYTGYYSGVGTDPRNFIDVKCVTYRNNPIFWGTTVGRAVTDTHMTMALTYGATLWQQLVNMKIPGIKAVYCPPEGSGRFLAIISLKQMYPGHADQVLTAAVSTEMGAYGLKTVIVVDDDIDPWDIPRVMYALSFRFQPNRSQVIKRGRSTPLDPSLPIDQREITGRLLLDATIPFDWKKKPIPIVLDPDVVKKVQARWSELGF, encoded by the coding sequence ATGAAAGACATGCGAGATTTTATCACACAGGCTGAAAAAGAGGGAATGCTGCACAGAATCAAGGCGCCGGTGGACTGGGATTTGGAACTGTCCCACATCGCCAAGCTGAATGAGGAAAAAAAAGGACCGGCGCTCCTCTTCGAGAATGTGAAGGATTATAGTTCTCCTGTGATCACCAGCGTCTGCACCACCACCGAAAGACTTGCGCTGATCATGGGTGAACCCCGCGAGTCATCCCTGGTGGACCTGATGAGAGTGTGGGTGGATAAAAATGTAAACAAAGTCCCCCCCAAATGGGTGAAAAGCGCCCCCTGCAAAGAAAATATCATGATGGGAAAGGATGTGGATCTTTTCAAATTCCCTTCTCCCAAGTTTTACCCGCTGGATGGCGGACGATATTTTGGAACCGCCCATATCTGCATCACCCAGGACCCGGATTCCGGCTGGGTCAACATCGGAACCTACCGCCTGCAGCTCCTGGATAAAAACCACCTGGGCACCCAGTTCATCAAGGGCAAGCACGCCGATATCATGCTTAAAAAATATCAGGCACTGAAAAAACCGATGCCCGTTGCCGTTGTCGTGGGGTGCGACCCGCTGCTGTTCCTTTTGGGAACCGCCCGGCTGTCGGCATTTGAGTCTGAATACGATCTGGCGGGCTCTATCCGCGGAGAAGGGATTGAAGTGATTAAGGCGGAAACCAGCGACCTGCCCGTACCGGCCACCGCCGAAATCGTGGTGGAAGGCGAGGTGGACGCCGATGCCTTTATGGAAGAAGGCCCTTTTGGTGAATATACCGGATATTACTCCGGCGTAGGGACGGACCCCCGCAATTTCATCGATGTAAAATGCGTCACCTACCGCAACAACCCCATCTTCTGGGGCACCACCGTGGGACGGGCCGTAACGGATACGCACATGACCATGGCCCTGACCTATGGCGCGACCCTGTGGCAGCAGCTGGTGAACATGAAGATCCCGGGAATCAAGGCGGTCTACTGCCCGCCGGAAGGCTCCGGCAGGTTCCTGGCCATCATTTCCCTGAAGCAGATGTACCCGGGCCACGCCGATCAGGTGCTGACCGCTGCCGTCTCAACGGAGATGGGCGCCTATGGTCTTAAAACCGTCATCGTCGTGGACGACGATATTGACCCCTGGGATATCCCCCGGGTAATGTATGCCTTGAGCTTCAGGTTCCAGCCGAACCGGTCCCAGGTCATCAAACGGGGAAGGTCCACCCCGCTGGACCCCTCGCTTCCCATCGACCAGAGGGAAATTACCGGCCGGCTGCTCCTGGATGCTACCATTCCCTTCGACTGGAAGAAAAAACCGATACCCATCGTGCTGGACCCGGATGTTGTGAAAAAAGTCCAGGCCCGGTGGTCGGAGCTGGGATTTTAG
- a CDS encoding PEP/pyruvate-binding domain-containing protein — MAYTIIFENLDKRSLPLVGGKNASLGELIKAGIKVPPGFAVTTAGYLDFITQAGIASRIVEILAGLNVEDVSALNSAAAEIQELIKGAHLPEDISGAIETGYAELCHKCGLKAVPVAVRSSATAEDLPTASFAGQQDTYLWVEGADRVVDRVQKCWASLYTPRAISYRVRNQFPHEKVLISVGIQKMVNSKAAGVMFTINPTDGDPSKILIEGNWGLGETVVSGSVNPDKFLVDKVMRETVSRTISTKHIECVYDPVSREVINADTDPERQCQCCLEEREVKALVQAARDIEAHYGRAMDIEWAIDRDFPFPDNLFIVQARPETVWSQRKAESKIGAKSGYQLLLEQAMKRIKVSE, encoded by the coding sequence ATGGCCTATACAATTATCTTCGAGAATCTGGATAAGCGGTCGCTTCCGTTGGTGGGCGGCAAAAATGCCAGCCTGGGGGAGCTCATCAAGGCCGGCATTAAGGTCCCGCCGGGATTTGCCGTAACCACCGCCGGGTATTTGGATTTTATCACCCAAGCGGGAATTGCGAGCCGGATTGTCGAAATTCTTGCAGGTTTAAATGTAGAAGATGTATCTGCGCTAAATTCCGCCGCCGCCGAAATCCAGGAACTGATCAAGGGCGCACATCTGCCGGAAGATATTTCAGGGGCCATTGAAACGGGTTATGCCGAACTATGCCATAAATGTGGGCTTAAAGCTGTTCCGGTGGCGGTGCGTTCCAGCGCAACAGCCGAGGACCTGCCGACGGCAAGTTTTGCCGGGCAGCAGGATACCTACCTCTGGGTTGAAGGCGCCGACAGGGTTGTTGACAGGGTCCAGAAGTGCTGGGCCAGTCTGTATACCCCCCGGGCCATCAGTTACCGGGTCCGGAATCAATTCCCCCATGAAAAAGTCCTGATCAGTGTCGGCATTCAGAAAATGGTGAATTCCAAGGCAGCCGGCGTCATGTTCACCATCAACCCCACCGACGGCGACCCCTCTAAAATCCTGATTGAAGGGAACTGGGGGCTGGGCGAAACGGTGGTCTCCGGCTCTGTCAATCCGGACAAATTTCTCGTGGACAAGGTCATGCGGGAGACCGTCTCCAGGACCATCTCCACCAAGCATATTGAATGCGTCTATGATCCGGTCAGCAGGGAAGTGATCAATGCCGATACCGATCCGGAGCGGCAGTGCCAATGCTGTCTGGAGGAAAGGGAGGTCAAGGCGCTGGTACAGGCGGCCAGAGACATTGAAGCGCATTACGGCCGCGCCATGGATATCGAATGGGCCATAGACAGGGATTTTCCTTTTCCGGACAACCTGTTCATTGTGCAGGCCCGTCCTGAAACCGTGTGGAGTCAGCGTAAGGCCGAGTCTAAAATCGGCGCAAAGAGCGGCTACCAGTTGTTGCTGGAGCAGGCCATGAAACGGATTAAGGTCAGTGAATAA
- a CDS encoding AbrB/MazE/SpoVT family DNA-binding domain-containing protein yields the protein MENQIRSRDVKLVPIGNSKGVRIPKALLQKYGLKDSLLIEETDKGLLLRSKEESKLSWEETYKTMADEKEKWDDFDTTLPDGLEDEGFEY from the coding sequence ATGGAAAATCAAATACGATCAAGGGATGTTAAACTGGTACCTATTGGAAATTCCAAAGGAGTTCGCATACCCAAGGCGCTCCTTCAAAAATATGGCCTGAAAGATTCTCTTTTAATTGAAGAAACAGACAAAGGACTGCTTCTTCGCAGTAAAGAGGAAAGCAAGCTTTCCTGGGAAGAGACGTATAAAACCATGGCGGATGAAAAGGAAAAGTGGGACGATTTTGACACAACGCTTCCGGACGGTCTGGAGGATGAGGGCTTTGAATATTA
- a CDS encoding response regulator — protein sequence MPEGRLLDGKKVLIVDDEPDVLEVLEELLPKCEIAKAGTFGEAKHLLETRSFDLAILDIMGVNGYALLKIAREKNITAVMLTAHAFKPDSLARSFKEGAASYIPKEKMGEIEEFLIGILKAKTEGKSTWDPWEKKMPSSYFERKWGAAWQDNDKEFWKSFMESIRAKKAQAKKDQ from the coding sequence ATGCCAGAAGGCCGTTTGCTGGACGGAAAAAAGGTTCTCATCGTCGATGATGAACCGGACGTGCTGGAAGTGTTGGAAGAGCTTCTACCCAAGTGCGAAATCGCCAAAGCCGGAACATTCGGTGAAGCCAAACATCTGCTGGAAACCCGATCGTTTGATCTGGCCATTCTGGATATCATGGGCGTGAACGGTTATGCCCTCTTGAAAATCGCCAGAGAAAAGAACATCACGGCCGTCATGTTAACGGCCCACGCCTTTAAGCCCGACAGTCTTGCGCGCTCTTTCAAGGAAGGTGCCGCCTCTTACATTCCCAAAGAAAAAATGGGGGAAATCGAAGAGTTTCTCATCGGCATTTTAAAGGCCAAAACCGAAGGCAAGAGCACCTGGGATCCCTGGGAAAAGAAAATGCCGTCATCCTATTTTGAGCGGAAATGGGGCGCTGCCTGGCAGGACAACGATAAGGAATTCTGGAAAAGTTTCATGGAAAGTATCCGGGCTAAAAAAGCCCAGGCCAAGAAAGATCAGTAA
- a CDS encoding gamma-glutamyl-gamma-aminobutyrate hydrolase family protein: MRLPIIGLNMDYTCYPKYPASDPRFRECYDVYAPYVDRVAGAGGLPLPIPPLENAQLLEKYLDRLDGFVFTGGEDYPPELYGEKPQPELIPAHPRRVRADILLARQVLSSKIPVLGICGGLQLINIALGGKLIQHLNPVENHKAISYTQDASHGGTLVDGTSLSEVFKTSHMVVNSAHHQAVHPDHIGAGLRVAALAADGVIEALEGVEKRFLLGVQWHPERMAGNGDQRRLFDFFIRACREKTASSGS; this comes from the coding sequence ATGCGACTACCGATCATCGGCCTGAATATGGATTACACCTGCTATCCCAAATATCCCGCTTCCGATCCCCGGTTTCGTGAATGCTACGATGTCTATGCCCCCTATGTCGATAGGGTTGCCGGCGCCGGAGGGCTTCCCCTGCCGATTCCGCCTCTGGAAAACGCTCAGCTTCTTGAAAAATACCTTGATCGATTGGATGGCTTTGTTTTCACGGGCGGCGAAGACTACCCACCGGAACTTTACGGAGAAAAACCGCAGCCGGAACTAATTCCTGCGCACCCGCGCCGGGTCCGGGCGGACATCCTTTTGGCCCGGCAGGTGCTCTCTTCTAAAATACCGGTCTTGGGTATCTGCGGGGGGCTGCAGCTGATCAATATCGCTCTGGGCGGAAAGCTCATCCAGCACCTGAATCCGGTTGAGAACCACAAAGCGATCTCATACACGCAAGATGCTTCCCATGGGGGGACCCTTGTGGACGGCACTTCTCTTTCAGAGGTTTTTAAAACCTCGCATATGGTCGTTAACTCCGCCCATCACCAGGCGGTTCACCCCGACCATATCGGCGCCGGTCTTCGTGTAGCGGCCCTGGCTGCAGATGGCGTCATCGAAGCTCTGGAGGGTGTGGAAAAGCGGTTTTTACTGGGAGTTCAGTGGCATCCGGAACGGATGGCGGGCAATGGAGATCAGCGCCGACTCTTCGATTTTTTTATCAGGGCCTGCAGAGAAAAAACGGCATCATCCGGCAGTTAA
- a CDS encoding MFS transporter produces MENLESTKKSALIVAVSGYFITPFMGSSINVALPAIAQTFHIDAVLLSWIATAYLLAIGVTLVPMGRLSDIYGRKKIMVIGFSLFTTASLFSALSWSVYALIVFRIIQGIGSGMFFGTTMAILTSVYPPGERGKVLGITVSAVYIGLSSGPFIGGILTTQIGWRSLFALTFLLSFSVLGLIFLKLKGEWAEAQGESFDIWGSLLYGLSLIILIVGFSLLPDKKSIGLILLSVCGFIAFVVLEKRVASPVFQMDLLLHNKVFALSNLAALIHYSSTFAVTFLLSLYLQYIKSLNAQTAGLILMAQPVMMALFSPLAGKISDRIEPRLISSAGMALTSCGLMLFTRLTVDTHLIYIVATLLLLGFGFAFFSSPNMNAIMSSVERRFLGVASGSAGTMRVLGQLFSMGIATLVLAVILGRVPVIPAVYPQLIKSIKFALMIFSGLTFAGIFASLSRGNVRQHEKRI; encoded by the coding sequence ATGGAAAATCTGGAAAGCACTAAAAAATCAGCGCTGATTGTAGCGGTCAGCGGTTATTTTATTACACCTTTCATGGGCTCCTCCATTAACGTCGCCCTGCCGGCCATTGCACAGACATTCCACATCGATGCCGTTCTGCTGAGCTGGATAGCGACGGCCTACCTCCTTGCCATCGGCGTGACCCTGGTTCCCATGGGGAGGCTGTCGGACATCTACGGCCGAAAAAAAATCATGGTGATCGGGTTTTCACTTTTTACGACGGCCTCTTTATTTTCCGCCCTGTCATGGTCCGTGTATGCACTGATTGTCTTTAGAATCATACAAGGCATCGGCAGCGGCATGTTTTTTGGGACGACCATGGCCATTCTGACTTCCGTCTACCCGCCGGGCGAACGCGGCAAGGTGCTGGGAATCACCGTATCGGCCGTTTACATCGGACTTTCCAGCGGTCCATTTATCGGCGGCATCTTAACCACCCAGATAGGCTGGCGCAGTCTGTTTGCCCTCACCTTTCTGTTGAGCTTTTCCGTTTTGGGCCTCATTTTCCTCAAATTGAAAGGGGAATGGGCTGAAGCCCAAGGCGAATCCTTCGACATCTGGGGCAGTCTGCTTTACGGTCTGTCCCTGATTATTTTGATCGTGGGCTTCTCGCTGCTGCCCGACAAAAAAAGCATCGGCCTGATTCTGTTGAGCGTCTGCGGGTTTATCGCCTTTGTTGTCTTGGAAAAGCGGGTAGCGAGCCCGGTTTTCCAGATGGATCTTCTGCTTCACAACAAAGTTTTCGCGCTGTCAAATTTAGCTGCGTTGATTCACTACAGCAGCACCTTTGCGGTTACTTTTCTGCTGAGCCTGTATCTGCAGTACATCAAATCCCTGAATGCCCAGACGGCCGGCCTGATTCTGATGGCTCAACCCGTCATGATGGCCCTTTTTTCACCGCTGGCCGGCAAGATTTCAGACCGGATCGAACCTCGCCTGATCTCGTCTGCAGGCATGGCGCTGACGTCCTGCGGCTTAATGCTGTTTACCCGGCTTACAGTAGATACCCATTTAATATATATTGTCGCAACGCTCCTTTTACTGGGTTTTGGTTTCGCATTTTTTTCTTCACCGAACATGAACGCCATCATGAGTTCGGTTGAACGCCGTTTTCTGGGGGTCGCCTCCGGTTCGGCCGGAACGATGCGAGTCCTGGGTCAATTGTTCAGCATGGGTATCGCAACCCTGGTCCTGGCGGTCATTCTGGGGCGTGTGCCCGTCATCCCGGCTGTTTACCCCCAGCTAATCAAAAGTATTAAATTCGCCTTGATGATATTTTCCGGTCTCACGTTTGCAGGAATTTTTGCCTCGCTGTCCCGTGGGAATGTCCGGCAGCATGAAAAACGAATTTAG
- a CDS encoding LysR family transcriptional regulator — MINYNQFRIFYHAAKNLSFTAAAGELFLTQPAITAQIKAFEAHCGMKLFIKKGRGIHLTEQGRTLFEYARQVFEHEKEIENVIEEMKEVKQGVLRLGTTKAYARYFMPSLISSFHKAYPHIKIHLDEGSSLDMINSLVELKNEVAVIAKAADNPKVAFVPFSQEELVAILPQGHPLARKKAVDFSELAKEPIIMKEVGSGTRKLVNTLFINHNCTPNVLMETGNSEFVKQLVQQGEGISFLVRAAVALELKEKKLATVRLQGPQIYLDVSFAYLKDIFLSPPAKAFVEVLRKLWAGDIRPQDIGSLMVKILAQKR; from the coding sequence TTGATCAATTACAACCAGTTTCGTATCTTTTATCATGCCGCCAAAAATTTGAGCTTTACGGCTGCAGCCGGCGAGCTTTTCCTCACCCAGCCGGCGATCACCGCACAGATAAAAGCCTTTGAAGCCCATTGCGGAATGAAACTGTTCATTAAAAAAGGGCGCGGCATCCACTTGACCGAACAGGGCCGGACCCTTTTTGAATATGCCCGGCAGGTATTTGAGCATGAAAAGGAAATTGAGAATGTTATCGAAGAAATGAAAGAGGTCAAACAGGGCGTACTTCGCCTGGGCACGACCAAGGCATACGCCCGCTATTTCATGCCTTCATTGATCTCCAGTTTTCATAAAGCCTATCCCCACATTAAAATACACCTGGATGAGGGCAGTTCTCTTGACATGATCAACAGCCTGGTTGAACTGAAAAACGAGGTGGCGGTGATTGCCAAGGCAGCGGACAATCCCAAGGTCGCCTTTGTCCCGTTCAGCCAGGAGGAGCTGGTGGCGATCCTGCCGCAGGGCCATCCCCTGGCACGTAAAAAGGCAGTGGATTTCAGTGAGCTGGCAAAAGAGCCGATTATCATGAAAGAAGTGGGCTCCGGTACCCGGAAGCTGGTCAACACATTATTCATAAACCACAACTGTACGCCCAATGTGCTCATGGAAACGGGCAACAGTGAGTTTGTCAAACAATTGGTGCAGCAGGGTGAAGGGATTTCTTTTCTGGTGAGGGCTGCTGTGGCCCTCGAACTAAAGGAAAAAAAGCTGGCGACGGTCCGGCTGCAAGGTCCGCAGATCTATCTGGATGTCAGTTTTGCCTACCTTAAAGATATTTTCCTTTCACCGCCGGCCAAAGCCTTTGTCGAAGTCCTGCGAAAACTGTGGGCCGGGGATATTCGTCCCCAGGACATCGGTTCCTTAATGGTAAAAATCCTTGCACAGAAAAGATAA